In one window of Syngnathus typhle isolate RoL2023-S1 ecotype Sweden linkage group LG7, RoL_Styp_1.0, whole genome shotgun sequence DNA:
- the tmed6 gene encoding uncharacterized protein tmed6 isoform X1, producing MELVEPILGLCTELNKMGQTAKSNKAQCLQVADRVRTLEMMVLSIKQRPDSVSPDVRTALMELTRSLEDATDLMRKLSKTNVVSKVLNSSINESKFHDVGQKLSQDLQVLSMALQISHGDTLREGLRTIMAEHRAIKAQSLEPLRRKPVMRVTQADQRCGGAEASGDADEGPGALDGGAAQESTTLVAKMLLTSVNRVKPLLGTESEEPGAPLAKLSESKALVPVSPTSTSALLEAQGSTSYSSRQSPIHMPEPTLMSPVPRPMVSPMPMVSPMAMVSPRPMMSPRPMVSSMPMMSPVHMVSPMPMMSPRPMMSPMPMMSPMPMMSPMPMMSPMPMMSPVQMVSPMVSPHVSYAPTPPEMSFNPMAMAYQQRPNNTMNTVINYNNNYRDMIKLARAFASAQPWELDP from the exons ATGGAG TTGGTGGAACCTATCTTGGGTTTGTGCACCGAGCTCAACAAAATGGGGCAGACGGCCAAGTCCAACAAGGCCCAGTGCCTGCAAGTGGCCGACCGCGTGCGCACCTTGGAAATGATGGTGCTGAGCATCAAGCAGCGGCCCGACAGCGTCTCGCCCGATGTCAGAACCGCCCTGATGGAGCTGACCCGCAGTCTGGAGGACGCCACCGACCTCATGAGGAAACTTTCCAAAACCAACGTCGTGTCCAAGGTGTTAAACTCCAGCATCAACGAGTCCAAGTTCCACGATGTCGGTCAGAAGCTGAGCCAGGACCTGCAGGTGCTGTCCATGGCTCTGCAGATCAGCCACGGCGACACCCTCAGggagggcctgaggaccatcATGGCGGAACACAGGGCGATCAAGGCCCAGAGCCTCGAACCCCTCCGTCGCAAGCCCGTCATGCGGGTGACCCAAGCCGACCAGCGTTGCGGCGGCGCCGAGGCTTCAGGCGACGCCGACGAGGGTCCGGGCGCCTTGGACGGCGGCGCGGCCCAAGAATCTACGACACTTGTCGCCAAGATGCTATTGACCTCCGTGAACAGGGTCAAGCCGCTTCTTGGCACGGAGAGCGAGGAGCCCGGTGCACCTCTGGCCAAATTGTCAGAGAGCAAGGCACTTGTACCAGTGTCACCTACTAGCACTAGCGCCTTACTCGAGGCACAGGGTTCCACGTCATACAGCTCCAGGCAGTCACCCATCCACATGCCAGAACCCACTCTGATGTCACCGGTCCCCAGGCCCATGGTGTCCCCCATGCCCATGGTGTCCCCCATGGCCATGGTGTCCCCCAGGCCAATGATGTCTCCCAGGCCCATGGTGTCCTCCATGCCCATGATGTCACCTGTCCACATGGTGTCCCCCATGCCCATGATGTCCCCCAGGCCCATGATGTCCCCCATGCCCATGATGTCCCCCATGCCCATGATGTCCCCCATGCCTATGATGTCCCCCATGCCCATGATGTCACCCGTCCAGATGGTGTCCCCCATGGTGTCCCCCCACGTCTCCTATGCTCCCACACCCCCTGAGATGAGCTTCAATCCTATGGCGATGGCGTACCAGCAGCGCCCCAACAACACGATGAACACCGTCATAAACTACAACAACAACTATCGAGACATGATCAAGCTGGCACGAGCTTTTGCCTCAGCGCAACCCTGGGAGCTAGACCCCTAG
- the tmed6 gene encoding nascent polypeptide-associated complex subunit alpha, muscle-specific form isoform X2, whose protein sequence is MADLLLGSAESILSLCGDVYKMVQTAKSNKTQCQQVADRVRTLEKMVLSIKQRPDSVSPDVKSALIDLARSLKNATELMGKVSKANALVKVLNSGNNESKFQEVSQKLNQDMQVLSMALQISHGDTLREGLRTIVAEHRATTAQSLAPLRRKPVMRVTQADQRCGGDDNGSGGDKGPGASDGGAAQDSTTLVANILLSSVDKVKPPDGKVPLGAPLAKLSQSKAPVPASPTRMILVSASPETKVPAPKSQGAPAHGSTSYSSGQSPIHMPEPTLMSPLLRPMMSPMPMVSPRPMVSPMPTVSPMPMVSPRPMMSPMPMVSPMVSPPVSSFPYSYAPTPSAMSFSLMPMAYQQPPNTAVSTFISYNRAPSSQALKLAQAFAPGPPHSRPQSHMSGNILTNIYYTR, encoded by the exons ATGGCGGAC TTGTTGTTGGGAAGCGCCGAATCCATCTTGAGTTTGTGCGGCGACGTGTACAAAATGGTGCAGACGGCCAAATCCAACAAGACCCAGTGCCAGCAAGTGGCCGACCGCGTGCGCACCTTGGAGAAGATGGTGCTGAGCATCAAGCAGCGGCCCGACAGCGTCTCGCCCGATGTCAAAAGCGCCCTGATCGACCTGGCCCGCAGTCTGAAGAACGCCACCGAGCTCATGGGCAAAGTTTCCAAAGCCAACGCCTTGGTCAAGGTGTTAAACTCCGGCAACAACGAGTCCAAGTTCCAGGAAGTCAGTCAGAAGCTGAACCAAGACATGCAGGTGCTGTCCATGGCTCTGCAGATCAGTCACGGCGACACCCTCAGggagggcctgaggaccatcGTGGCGGAACACAGGGCGACCACGGCCCAAAGCCTCGCACCCCTCCGTCGCAAGCCCGTCATGCGGGTGACCCAAGCCGACCAGCGTTGCGGCGGCGACGACAACGGTTCGGGCGGCGACAAGGGTCCGGGCGCCTCGGATGGCGGCGCGGCCCAGGATTCGACGACACTTGTCGCCAATATACTATTGTCTTCCGTGGACAAGGTCAAGCCGCCTGATGGCAAAGTGCCCCTCGGTGCACCTCTGGCCAAATTGTCACAGAGCAAGGCGCCCGTACCCGCGTCACCTACTCGCATGATACTCGTTAGCGCCTCACCCGAGACCAAGGTACCCGCCCCAAAGTCACAGGGCGCCCCGGCGCACGGTTCCACGTCATACAGCTCCGGGCAGTCACCCATCCACATGCCAGAACCCACTCTGATGTCACCGCTCCTCAGGCCCATGATGTCCCCCATGCCCATGGTATCCCCCAGGCCCATGGTGTCCCCCATGCCCACGGTATCCCCCATGCCCATGGTATCCCCCAGGCCAATGATGTCCCCCATGCCTATGGTGTCCCCCATGGTATCCCCCCCTGTCTCCAGCTTCCCCTACTCCTATGCGCCCACACCTTCTGCGATGAGCTTCAGTCTTATGCCGATGGCGTACCAGCAGCCACCCAACACCGCGGTGAGCACCTTCATAAGCTACAACCGTGCCCCCTCTTCACAAGCCCTTAAGCTGGCACAAGCTTTTGCCCCGGGGCCGCCACACTCCCGGCCGCAAAGTCATATGAGCGGCAACATTTTGACAAACATTTACTATACTAGGTGA
- the tmed6 gene encoding transmembrane emp24 domain-containing protein 6 isoform X3 produces the protein MMRHALGWFLAALFWGSGARGGPQTGLRPNMADQELFWGADQYDFSVVLPGAGMDCFWHFAHHGEKFYLNFMVQWVTGVGHDRHLSVTVNAPGGLLLSTVDDAKGQIDLDASETGFYQMCLSNFHNRFGSMQVSLSFGVYYDHAPPKQEEQVEDKAKKLNDTLSIIEASARRVENAAFHMFRHYNAGRMRRGADEFLLVSKRRRVGYCSAALALLIVLAGYLQLRFLKSLFAERRHGDGEPRAC, from the exons ATGATGCGGCACGCGCTCGGCTGGTTCCTAGCGGCCTTGTTTTGGGGATCAGGGGCCCGCGGGGGACCCCAGACCGGCCTCCGACCCAACATGGCGGACCAGGAGCTGTTCTGGGGCGCCGACCAGTACGACTTCTCGGTGGTTCTGCCCGGCGCCGGGATGGACTGCTTCTGGCACTTTGCTCACCACGGGGAGAAGTTCTACCTCAACTTCATG GTGCAGTGGGTGACGGGCGTGGGCCACGACCGCCACCTCTCGGTTACCGTCAACGCTCCCGGCGGCCTCCTGCTTTCCACCGTGGATGACGCCAAAGGGCAAATCGACTTGGACGCCAGCGAAACCG GTTTCTACCAGATGTGTTTGAGCAACTTCCACAACCGCTTCGGCAGCATGCAGGTGTCCCTCAGCTTTGGCGTTTACTACGATCACGCGCCCCCCAAACAAGAAGAACAAGTAGAAGATAAGGCCAAGAAGCTCAACGACACGCTGAGCATCATCGAG GCGTCGGCCCGGCGCGTGGAGAACGCCGCCTTCCACATGTTCCGTCACTACAACGCGGGACGCATGCGCCGCGGCGCCGACGAATTCCTGCTGGTGTCCAAGCGGCGGCGCGTGGGCTACTGCTCGGCCGCCCTGGCCCTTCTCATCGTGCTGGCCGGATATCTGCAGCTGCGCTTCCTCAAGAGCCTCTTCGCCGAGCGCCGCCACGGCGACGGCGAGCCGCGCGCATGCTGA